A genomic segment from Myxococcales bacterium encodes:
- a CDS encoding CehA/McbA family metallohydrolase has protein sequence MRPLGRRAAALSVVAVLALMGLVFFLDQRPPGRVHAVVSGVDVTLGLDDARVTLADATSFALRLRVLGAVVKPRFMAARREGDALVATLSWDGGRGSGALRISPARSGLQNTLRIDFDAAAREVALGFSLTTDGREVFLSDVGELAEVGEAKGALLVLGGRAAFASADGALAITLSAAGHVGAPRSVDAFAPEGKASRGLLVAVSPAAQDLYGALWTALGRPVATVRGVVSGADATTRVLGLGADGHPRVRVPTGPGGRFSVDVPKDVNRWYAALGEGAVASPPVFFEPGAAWDLRLDVAPVGELVVRVRDPDQLRPLVARVAVRGIDGTLDPNFGPDYRASGAGPLMDLLTGEVKTPLSSGRYRVSATKGIEWSIDSVDVTVESGGRVVVDLELRHVVPTTGQVGCDLHVHARPSFDTPVQVEDRVLSLVSAGVDFAVPTEHNLVGDYGPALRVLELSSSLAWVPGVEVTTYTPRFGHFGVFPWDPAAGVPPYRKTSPAALFAAVRKDPKRVLQVNHPRLPNDIGYFAVAGFDPKDKNTYSRVKTDFDALEVYSGYDLEHPARVDAVLADYYALLNTGRRIVATGSSDAHRIQYQWAGYPRTMVRVDDATIEPSRVVEALKRGRATVTSGPIVDLEVRGEGESAGTKPGDEHRVQGKRLVAGVSVYAAPWLDVAEIFLVADGVVASRVDVERRPGRTGREDGTLPDAQARTLRYRGELAVPDGAKWVMAFARGQRKMDDVLAFMPVVPMAFTNPVWLKR, from the coding sequence GTGAGACCGCTCGGACGGCGCGCCGCGGCGCTCTCGGTCGTGGCCGTGCTGGCGCTGATGGGCCTCGTCTTCTTCTTGGACCAAAGACCGCCGGGACGCGTGCACGCGGTCGTCTCCGGAGTCGACGTGACCCTCGGCCTCGACGACGCGCGCGTCACGCTCGCGGACGCTACGTCGTTTGCCTTGCGGCTCCGGGTCCTCGGCGCGGTCGTAAAGCCCCGGTTCATGGCGGCGCGTCGTGAAGGCGACGCGCTCGTGGCCACGCTTTCGTGGGATGGCGGGCGCGGCTCCGGTGCGTTGCGGATTTCGCCAGCGCGGTCGGGGCTCCAAAACACGCTGCGCATCGACTTCGACGCCGCGGCCCGCGAGGTGGCGCTCGGCTTCTCCTTGACGACAGACGGGCGGGAGGTCTTCCTCTCCGACGTCGGTGAGCTCGCCGAGGTCGGCGAAGCGAAGGGAGCTCTGCTGGTCCTCGGAGGGCGAGCGGCCTTTGCGTCGGCCGACGGCGCCTTGGCGATCACGCTCTCGGCCGCGGGCCACGTTGGGGCTCCGCGCAGCGTTGACGCCTTTGCTCCCGAGGGGAAAGCCTCGCGCGGCCTGCTGGTCGCGGTCTCTCCTGCGGCTCAGGACCTCTATGGTGCTTTGTGGACGGCGCTCGGTCGTCCCGTCGCCACCGTGCGCGGAGTTGTCTCCGGCGCCGACGCGACAACACGCGTCTTGGGCCTCGGCGCCGACGGGCATCCGCGTGTGCGCGTCCCAACGGGACCCGGCGGACGTTTCTCCGTCGACGTGCCCAAAGACGTGAACCGCTGGTACGCAGCCCTCGGCGAAGGTGCCGTCGCGAGCCCGCCGGTGTTCTTCGAGCCCGGTGCCGCCTGGGACTTGCGCCTCGACGTCGCGCCCGTCGGCGAGCTCGTCGTTCGAGTGCGTGATCCCGATCAGCTGCGGCCGCTCGTGGCCCGCGTGGCCGTCCGCGGCATCGACGGCACGCTCGATCCGAACTTCGGACCCGACTACCGCGCGTCCGGTGCGGGGCCGCTCATGGATCTTTTGACGGGCGAGGTGAAGACGCCGCTCTCGAGCGGGCGCTATCGCGTCTCGGCCACGAAGGGCATCGAGTGGAGCATCGACAGCGTCGACGTGACCGTTGAATCCGGCGGTCGCGTCGTCGTCGACCTCGAGCTACGCCACGTCGTACCCACGACCGGTCAAGTTGGCTGCGATCTGCACGTTCACGCACGACCCAGCTTCGACACGCCGGTGCAGGTGGAAGATCGCGTGCTCTCGCTCGTCTCGGCGGGGGTCGACTTCGCCGTGCCGACGGAGCACAACCTCGTGGGCGATTACGGGCCGGCGCTCCGCGTGCTCGAGCTCTCGTCATCGCTCGCGTGGGTGCCGGGCGTCGAGGTTACGACCTACACGCCGCGCTTCGGTCACTTCGGCGTCTTCCCGTGGGATCCGGCCGCCGGCGTGCCGCCTTATCGGAAGACGTCACCGGCGGCGCTCTTCGCGGCGGTGCGCAAAGATCCGAAACGCGTCCTGCAAGTGAACCACCCGAGGCTCCCGAACGACATCGGCTACTTCGCCGTCGCCGGCTTCGATCCGAAGGACAAGAACACCTACTCACGCGTAAAGACTGACTTCGACGCCCTCGAGGTCTATAGCGGCTACGACCTCGAGCACCCGGCGCGCGTCGACGCGGTCTTGGCCGACTACTACGCGCTCTTGAACACCGGCAGGCGCATCGTCGCGACGGGCTCGAGTGACGCCCACCGCATTCAGTACCAATGGGCCGGCTACCCGCGGACGATGGTGCGCGTCGACGACGCCACCATCGAACCCTCGCGCGTCGTGGAGGCGCTCAAGCGCGGCCGCGCCACCGTCACGAGCGGACCGATCGTCGACTTGGAGGTTCGCGGCGAGGGCGAGAGCGCGGGGACGAAGCCGGGCGACGAGCACCGGGTGCAGGGAAAGCGTCTCGTGGCCGGCGTGAGCGTTTACGCGGCGCCGTGGCTCGACGTCGCCGAAATCTTCCTCGTGGCCGATGGCGTCGTTGCGTCGCGCGTCGATGTGGAGCGGCGCCCGGGCCGCACGGGCCGCGAGGACGGCACGCTCCCCGACGCGCAAGCGAGGACGTTGCGCTACCGCGGGGAGCTTGCCGTGCCCGACGGCGCCAAGTGGGTCATGGCCTTCGCGCGCGGGCAGCGAAAGATGGACGACGTCTTGGCCTTCATGCCCGTCGTGCCGATGGCGTTTACGAACCCGGTCTGGCTGAAGCGATAG
- a CDS encoding RNA-binding protein: MGNRLYVGNLSFDSTAESVRASFSAIGEVTDVHVVTDRETGRSRGFAFVTMATAAEAIKAMQEMNGALLDGRPLRVNEAEERTNRGGGGGGGGGGGGGGGFRGGDRGDRRGGGGHRGY, encoded by the coding sequence ATGGGTAACAGGCTCTACGTAGGCAACCTTTCGTTCGACTCCACCGCCGAATCCGTTCGCGCGTCCTTCTCCGCCATTGGCGAGGTCACCGACGTCCACGTCGTGACGGACCGCGAGACCGGCCGTTCGCGCGGCTTCGCGTTCGTCACCATGGCGACCGCGGCTGAGGCGATCAAGGCGATGCAGGAGATGAACGGCGCCCTCCTCGACGGCCGTCCGCTTCGCGTGAACGAGGCCGAGGAGCGCACCAACCGCGGTGGCGGTGGTGGTGGCGGCGGCGGCGGTGGTGGCGGCGGCGGTTTCCGCGGCGGCGACCGCGGCGATCGTCGTGGCGGCGGTGGTCACCGCGGCTACTGA
- a CDS encoding alpha/beta fold hydrolase — protein MRRLIGSGRGFFSLLALAVVACGATGGSDENQNETADELDLTRDATPLLPAPSGPAAKRAIVLAHGFNASTTNAWSYYGVAEALAKEHPVVVKAEVPPFASPRTRADYLAKDVDRALAQCKNTAGCDASGVHLIAHSMGGLDARVLIGTLHYGDRIKTLTTIASPHHGTAIADAVLGLIPPVADGAVDALAALFARTFTTDELANDADVRGALSGLAEKNAADFERDNPMDPRVYVQSYAGVSGVVGGWLRDEDKKACEGKLVSFKNRSDKMDLRLVPVAPFVAHGLELRPNDGMSTVESAKLGEFKGCVPANHYGEIGQPKLEGLDRWTGWDHVRFYRTVAFDLARRDQNER, from the coding sequence ATGCGTCGACTCATTGGTTCTGGTCGCGGCTTCTTTTCGCTCCTGGCGCTCGCCGTCGTCGCCTGCGGAGCCACAGGTGGATCGGACGAGAACCAGAACGAGACGGCCGACGAGCTCGACCTCACCCGCGACGCGACTCCGCTTTTGCCTGCGCCGAGCGGCCCCGCCGCGAAACGCGCCATCGTCCTCGCGCACGGCTTCAACGCCTCGACGACGAACGCGTGGTCGTATTACGGCGTCGCCGAGGCCCTGGCGAAAGAGCACCCCGTCGTCGTCAAAGCCGAGGTCCCTCCCTTTGCGTCGCCGCGAACGCGCGCCGACTACCTCGCCAAAGACGTCGACCGTGCCCTTGCGCAATGCAAGAACACGGCGGGCTGTGACGCGAGCGGCGTCCACCTCATCGCGCACTCCATGGGAGGGCTCGACGCACGCGTGCTGATCGGAACTCTCCACTACGGCGACCGCATCAAGACGCTGACGACGATCGCCTCGCCGCATCACGGCACGGCCATCGCCGATGCGGTGCTCGGTCTCATTCCGCCGGTGGCCGACGGTGCCGTCGACGCGCTTGCGGCGCTCTTCGCGCGAACCTTCACCACAGACGAGCTGGCCAACGACGCCGACGTGAGAGGTGCGCTCTCAGGGCTCGCCGAGAAGAACGCGGCGGACTTCGAGCGCGACAACCCGATGGATCCGCGCGTCTACGTCCAGTCTTACGCCGGCGTCAGCGGCGTGGTGGGTGGGTGGCTGCGCGACGAAGACAAGAAGGCGTGCGAAGGAAAGCTCGTCTCGTTCAAGAACCGCAGCGACAAGATGGACCTCCGGCTCGTTCCCGTGGCGCCCTTCGTGGCGCACGGCCTCGAGCTTCGCCCGAACGACGGCATGTCGACGGTCGAGAGCGCGAAGCTCGGCGAGTTCAAGGGATGTGTGCCCGCGAACCACTACGGCGAGATCGGGCAACCGAAGCTCGAGGGGCTCGATCGCTGGACCGGTTGGGATCACGTGCGCTTCTACCGGACCGTGGCCTTCGACTTGGCGCGCCGCGATCAAAACGAGCGCTGA
- the tsaE gene encoding tRNA (adenosine(37)-N6)-threonylcarbamoyltransferase complex ATPase subunit type 1 TsaE — protein sequence MGAFLILKSRRDTVRLGKAIARVLTPGDFVLLSGGLGAGKTFLARAIARALGVSSRVRVTSPTFTLLTEYDIKDGMTLLHADLYRLREDMARFEVEVIRLGLRERMREGDAITLVEWGDDLTALLGSPALRIELRAASDVSREAALAGPLAERLEGAR from the coding sequence GTGGGTGCGTTTTTGATCCTCAAGAGTCGTCGTGACACGGTTCGTTTGGGCAAGGCCATCGCGCGCGTTCTCACTCCGGGCGACTTCGTGTTGCTCTCCGGCGGCCTCGGCGCTGGCAAGACGTTCCTGGCTCGCGCCATCGCACGCGCTCTCGGCGTCTCGTCGCGCGTTCGCGTTACCAGCCCCACGTTCACGCTGCTCACCGAGTACGACATCAAAGATGGCATGACGCTTCTGCACGCCGACCTCTATCGCCTTCGCGAGGACATGGCGCGCTTCGAGGTAGAGGTGATCCGCTTGGGACTGCGCGAGCGCATGCGCGAGGGTGACGCGATCACCCTCGTCGAATGGGGCGACGATCTCACTGCGCTCCTTGGTTCACCGGCCCTTCGCATCGAGCTCCGCGCCGCCAGTGACGTCTCGCGCGAAGCGGCGCTCGCGGGCCCCCTTGCGGAGCGCCTCGAAGGAGCCCGATGA
- a CDS encoding sigma-70 family RNA polymerase sigma factor has protein sequence MDTTTLFREHGPFVWRVLRRLGVSENDTADACQEVFVVVHKKLAEFERRSSVRTWLYGIAVRVASDHRRRVRRRRELVTDVPPELLTDESPDDTAMMREARALLDGILDTLDDDKRAVFVLYEIEQLAMNDVATAIGCPLQTAYSRLHAARDLVQSSIRKIRQDAAVPS, from the coding sequence ATGGACACGACGACGCTTTTTCGCGAGCACGGCCCCTTCGTCTGGCGCGTGCTCCGGCGCCTCGGGGTGTCCGAGAACGACACGGCCGACGCGTGCCAAGAGGTCTTCGTGGTGGTTCACAAGAAGCTGGCGGAATTCGAGCGACGGTCCTCGGTGCGCACGTGGCTCTACGGCATTGCCGTTCGCGTGGCGTCCGATCACCGGCGCCGCGTGCGACGGCGACGCGAGCTGGTCACGGACGTTCCACCGGAGCTTCTGACCGATGAGAGCCCCGACGACACGGCCATGATGCGCGAGGCGCGCGCTCTGCTTGATGGGATCTTGGACACCCTCGACGACGACAAGCGGGCCGTGTTCGTGCTCTACGAGATTGAGCAGCTCGCCATGAACGACGTCGCCACCGCCATCGGCTGTCCGCTTCAGACCGCCTATTCGCGACTTCACGCGGCGCGCGACTTGGTGCAATCGTCGATCCGCAAGATTCGTCAAGACGCCGCGGTGCCCTCATGA
- a CDS encoding TonB-dependent receptor plug domain-containing protein, which translates to MLALLVAATSSPFARADNGPQAASQTAPASVTPPRLQRGAEPPYPAGGKGDAEVVVVLVVEATGKVLRADVERGDEPFASAAAASTMRFVYEPAKRGATPIAAKVRVLVRFHAPAAEPASPPDASPSAPSRTTRPAVTVEPSDTEEVRITGLRREAGLTATLTRSEVRELPGTFGDPFRALEVMPGVTPIISGLPFFYVRGAPPGNVGYFLDGIRVPYLYHVGLGPSVVHPGIVERVDLYGGGYPARYGRFAGGTVAAELARPRTDAHAEWNVRLVDAGALAETGFAGDRGTLLVGGRYSYTAALITLFAPEAVLDYRDFQLRATYDVSPIDTVSLVSFGAYDLIGQKRSGVLDVAFGSEFYRGDLRWDRKLEGGGRLRSAVTLGLDRTLLGEDRVARNRTVATRVEWSKPMRQAVLLRGGVDMTRERYDTELLGEDSADSAATAAAFPSRTDLTTGAWVDVVYKPTRAFEVVPGLRADLYNSGGVAAAGIDPRIATKLALSKRVRLLQAHGVAHQPPSFVAPIPGLTIGSLQGGLQRAMQTSAGVEADLPLEFTGSMTVFRTATLNLTDFLTSAARFDTDDQRAFVRRATGDAYGAEVFVRRPLTKRFAALLSYTLSRSTQRESGVVRTGAYDRPHVFNVAGAVDLGARWRFGAKFVTYSGNPRLFSTRPSDAIANVEGAVDERRNSAFYRIDARLEKKWVFGKRASVAVVLEVLNATLHKEDVNGQEIGPITVPSLGVEGEL; encoded by the coding sequence ATGCTGGCGCTGCTCGTCGCCGCAACGTCGTCGCCCTTCGCGCGCGCGGACAACGGCCCGCAAGCGGCGTCGCAGACGGCGCCGGCATCGGTCACGCCCCCTCGGCTGCAACGTGGCGCCGAGCCGCCCTATCCGGCCGGTGGCAAGGGCGACGCCGAGGTCGTCGTCGTCCTCGTCGTCGAGGCGACCGGCAAGGTCTTGCGCGCCGACGTCGAGCGCGGCGACGAGCCCTTTGCCAGCGCCGCCGCCGCCTCGACCATGCGTTTCGTCTACGAGCCCGCGAAGCGAGGTGCGACGCCGATCGCAGCCAAGGTGCGCGTCCTCGTGCGATTTCACGCGCCCGCGGCGGAGCCTGCGTCTCCCCCTGACGCGTCCCCGAGCGCGCCGTCGCGCACGACGCGTCCCGCCGTCACCGTCGAACCGTCGGACACCGAAGAAGTGCGCATCACCGGCCTCCGGCGTGAAGCGGGCCTCACGGCGACGCTCACGCGCAGCGAGGTGCGCGAGCTTCCGGGGACCTTTGGCGATCCCTTTCGGGCCCTCGAGGTCATGCCGGGCGTCACGCCCATCATCTCCGGTCTGCCGTTTTTCTACGTGCGCGGCGCTCCGCCAGGCAATGTGGGCTACTTCCTCGACGGCATTCGCGTGCCGTACCTCTACCACGTGGGCCTTGGCCCCTCGGTGGTCCATCCCGGCATCGTCGAGCGCGTGGATCTCTACGGTGGCGGCTACCCGGCCCGTTACGGTCGCTTCGCCGGCGGCACCGTCGCCGCGGAGCTCGCACGCCCGCGAACCGACGCGCACGCCGAATGGAACGTCCGACTCGTCGACGCGGGCGCGCTCGCCGAAACGGGCTTCGCAGGCGACCGTGGCACGCTCCTCGTTGGCGGGCGCTATTCGTACACGGCGGCGCTCATCACGCTCTTCGCGCCCGAAGCGGTCCTCGACTACCGCGACTTCCAACTCCGCGCCACCTACGACGTGAGCCCCATCGATACGGTCTCGCTCGTGAGCTTCGGCGCCTACGATCTCATCGGTCAGAAGCGGAGCGGCGTCCTGGACGTCGCCTTCGGTTCGGAGTTCTATCGCGGCGACCTGCGGTGGGATCGAAAGCTCGAAGGGGGCGGGCGCTTGCGAAGCGCCGTGACGCTCGGGCTCGATCGCACGCTGCTTGGCGAGGACCGCGTGGCGCGCAATCGCACCGTGGCGACGCGCGTCGAATGGTCGAAGCCCATGCGGCAGGCGGTCCTCTTGCGCGGCGGCGTCGACATGACGCGCGAGCGCTACGACACCGAGCTGCTCGGCGAAGATTCGGCCGACTCGGCGGCGACGGCGGCGGCGTTCCCGAGCCGCACCGATCTAACGACGGGCGCCTGGGTCGACGTCGTTTACAAGCCGACGCGCGCCTTCGAGGTCGTCCCTGGCCTGCGCGCCGATCTTTACAACTCGGGCGGCGTCGCCGCCGCGGGGATCGATCCGCGCATCGCCACGAAGCTCGCGCTCTCGAAGCGCGTGCGTTTGCTCCAAGCGCACGGCGTCGCGCACCAGCCGCCGTCGTTCGTGGCGCCGATTCCCGGGTTGACCATCGGCTCGCTGCAAGGAGGCCTGCAGCGCGCGATGCAGACGAGCGCCGGCGTCGAGGCCGATCTGCCGCTCGAGTTCACAGGGTCGATGACCGTCTTCCGGACGGCCACGCTCAACCTGACGGACTTCTTGACGAGCGCGGCGCGCTTCGACACGGACGATCAGCGCGCCTTCGTTCGCCGCGCGACGGGCGACGCCTACGGCGCCGAGGTCTTCGTGCGTCGTCCGCTCACCAAGCGATTCGCGGCCCTCCTCTCGTACACGCTCTCGCGCTCGACGCAGCGCGAGAGCGGCGTGGTCCGCACCGGCGCCTACGATCGGCCCCACGTGTTCAACGTGGCGGGTGCCGTCGACCTCGGCGCGCGGTGGCGCTTCGGTGCAAAGTTCGTGACCTACTCGGGTAACCCGCGGCTCTTCTCGACGCGCCCCAGCGACGCCATCGCCAACGTCGAAGGTGCCGTGGACGAGCGTCGCAACAGCGCCTTTTACCGCATCGACGCGCGCCTCGAGAAGAAGTGGGTCTTCGGCAAACGCGCCAGCGTCGCCGTCGTGCTCGAGGTCTTGAACGCGACGCTCCACAAGGAAGACGTCAACGGTCAAGAAATCGGACCCATCACGGTCCCCAGCCTCGGTGTGGAGGGGGAGTTATGA
- a CDS encoding PQQ-binding-like beta-propeller repeat protein, whose amino-acid sequence MRTRFGTLVLLTVGCGASAPLAGVAPSAPPPASRVAVPPPASAPANAPEARHGWAKRAFGEGRLHASASGLVRAAKKLEVLEAEGTVVASRDLPSGMRATYVDGDATSELLLLHPWEGAKSVEALDTRTLATRWLADVDFPKGSVLRATGNQDVLVVQADSPTTKPAAVVLVLDAKSGKKLWGRTSHDLSYDPAWVAGDAVYLQQSSNLEAFDARRGASRWKRKVGAIELSGHEDKLLVHDGKSFVALDAKSGTPIGSVTTGLRSSVALAAGVLYAKVKTGELEHTRAVRERVVAIEVATAKLLWESLEWTQLDASFGTGPLTLARDEVLFCTSDGVVRGLDRASGALRWEQGFGTCDSLLAKDTRAGIWLYVGPKPDVYTTADVPLESVFAQGTVTLGGKPISGARVAAFGAETTSGADGRYTLQARGRGKLVVQALADVGDTDPKCARYAAGASTATSLAGTVDVALAQVCSCGVP is encoded by the coding sequence ATGCGAACGCGCTTCGGCACGCTGGTTCTCTTGACCGTTGGGTGTGGCGCAAGCGCCCCTCTCGCCGGGGTCGCGCCTAGCGCGCCGCCTCCGGCGAGCCGTGTAGCGGTGCCACCGCCTGCGTCGGCGCCGGCGAATGCGCCCGAGGCTCGGCATGGCTGGGCGAAGCGCGCCTTCGGCGAGGGGCGGCTCCACGCGAGCGCTTCGGGGCTCGTGCGCGCGGCAAAGAAGCTCGAGGTGCTCGAGGCCGAGGGGACCGTCGTCGCCTCCCGTGACCTGCCCTCGGGCATGCGCGCGACCTACGTGGATGGCGACGCGACGAGCGAGCTGCTCCTCCTTCATCCCTGGGAGGGCGCGAAGTCCGTCGAGGCCCTCGATACGCGGACGCTCGCGACGCGGTGGCTCGCCGACGTCGACTTCCCCAAAGGCAGTGTCCTCCGTGCGACGGGAAATCAAGATGTCCTCGTTGTGCAAGCCGACTCCCCGACCACGAAGCCCGCCGCCGTGGTCCTCGTCCTCGACGCGAAATCCGGTAAGAAGCTCTGGGGGCGGACCAGCCACGACTTGTCTTACGACCCCGCATGGGTCGCCGGCGACGCCGTGTACCTGCAGCAGTCCAGCAACCTTGAGGCGTTCGACGCCCGGCGCGGGGCCTCACGCTGGAAGCGGAAGGTTGGCGCCATTGAGCTGAGCGGTCACGAAGACAAGCTCCTCGTTCATGACGGCAAATCCTTCGTCGCGCTCGACGCGAAGTCTGGGACGCCCATCGGCTCCGTGACGACCGGCCTTCGGAGCTCCGTCGCGCTCGCAGCGGGAGTCCTCTACGCCAAGGTCAAGACCGGCGAGCTCGAGCATACGCGCGCGGTGCGAGAGCGCGTCGTGGCCATCGAGGTCGCCACGGCGAAGCTCCTCTGGGAGTCGCTCGAGTGGACGCAACTCGACGCGTCCTTCGGCACCGGGCCGCTCACGCTCGCGCGCGACGAGGTGCTCTTCTGCACCAGCGACGGCGTCGTCCGGGGGCTCGACCGTGCGTCCGGTGCACTGCGCTGGGAGCAGGGGTTCGGCACCTGTGATTCGCTCCTGGCGAAGGACACTCGAGCGGGCATCTGGCTCTACGTCGGCCCCAAGCCGGATGTCTACACCACGGCGGACGTTCCCCTCGAGAGCGTCTTCGCCCAAGGCACGGTCACGCTCGGGGGAAAGCCGATCTCGGGCGCTCGCGTGGCGGCGTTTGGTGCAGAGACCACGTCCGGCGCCGATGGCCGCTACACGCTCCAAGCTCGCGGCCGCGGCAAGCTCGTCGTCCAGGCGCTGGCCGACGTGGGTGACACCGACCCGAAGTGTGCTCGGTACGCGGCCGGCGCGTCGACCGCGACGTCCCTTGCCGGTACGGTCGACGTGGCGCTCGCGCAAGTCTGCTCTTGCGGGGTTCCCTAG
- a CDS encoding metallophosphoesterase — translation MSDPSPSPLLTTPDGAQSESLLVFSDVHLGSDLDDRHGHVLHRTQAVDGDLVALLEHYRGVPPAGDRWRIVIAGDFIDFIGMTVGPDDAKDEASDASLNDEEMEHGLGSSAEHARQKLRRVALRHADVFRALAVFVADGHALTLVHGNHDAEFHWDEVKDSFREALRVHAEGYGEGFDAAAFDARIEFNPWFFWREGVVFIEHGHQYDAFCSTPYVMAPLYPVDPRRMARGFCDVLLRFVVRPTRGLRETGHEHAGIVHYLSFGAALGVRGMFALVARVGRALRELFAVRRAALSSAARSIRSEHERRVERLAAVSRLGAERLRAVLALQVAPVTSSVRGILASLLLDRIGLAVVAAGLTLAAALLGTMAPLWRGGAALSTLALWLVADRLLARHRQVDAGERMTERAGHLARLFPAAFVVMGHTHAPSVARSGETTYINVGSWSEVEDDTERAPRTHLVIHVTAGGVEGHFRTWSAAGPEPVPEVPEPVPSSTLADVTPS, via the coding sequence GTGTCTGACCCGTCCCCGTCCCCGCTCCTGACCACGCCCGACGGCGCCCAAAGTGAGAGCCTCCTCGTCTTCTCCGACGTGCACCTGGGTTCCGATCTCGACGACCGTCACGGTCACGTGCTCCACCGGACTCAAGCGGTCGACGGCGATCTCGTGGCGCTCCTCGAGCACTACCGCGGCGTGCCTCCCGCCGGTGACCGATGGCGCATCGTCATCGCCGGTGACTTCATCGACTTCATCGGCATGACCGTGGGACCCGACGATGCGAAAGACGAAGCCAGCGACGCGAGCCTGAACGACGAAGAGATGGAGCACGGCCTCGGCAGCTCGGCCGAGCACGCGCGGCAGAAGCTCCGCCGCGTTGCCCTCAGGCACGCCGACGTCTTTCGCGCCCTCGCCGTCTTCGTGGCCGACGGTCACGCCCTCACGCTCGTTCACGGCAACCACGACGCCGAGTTTCATTGGGATGAAGTGAAAGATTCCTTCCGCGAGGCGCTTCGCGTGCACGCCGAGGGTTACGGCGAGGGCTTCGACGCTGCCGCCTTCGATGCGCGCATCGAGTTCAACCCGTGGTTCTTCTGGCGTGAGGGCGTCGTCTTCATCGAGCACGGACACCAGTACGACGCGTTTTGCTCGACGCCCTACGTCATGGCGCCGCTCTATCCCGTCGACCCGCGCCGCATGGCCCGCGGCTTTTGCGACGTGCTCCTGCGCTTCGTCGTTCGGCCGACGCGAGGCCTGCGCGAAACGGGGCACGAGCACGCGGGCATCGTGCACTACCTGTCGTTTGGAGCGGCGCTCGGTGTGCGCGGCATGTTCGCCCTGGTGGCGCGCGTGGGGCGAGCGCTGCGCGAGCTCTTCGCCGTTCGCCGCGCCGCGCTCTCGAGCGCCGCTCGCAGCATCCGCAGCGAGCACGAGCGCCGCGTCGAGCGCCTCGCCGCCGTGAGCCGCCTGGGCGCCGAGCGCCTGCGCGCGGTGCTCGCGCTTCAGGTCGCGCCCGTCACGTCTTCCGTTCGCGGCATCCTCGCGAGCCTCTTGCTCGATCGAATCGGTCTCGCCGTGGTGGCCGCGGGGCTAACGCTCGCCGCGGCCTTGCTCGGCACCATGGCGCCGCTCTGGAGAGGCGGCGCGGCGCTCAGCACGCTCGCGCTGTGGCTCGTCGCCGATCGACTCCTCGCGCGCCACCGTCAGGTCGACGCGGGCGAGCGAATGACCGAGCGCGCGGGGCACCTCGCGCGGCTCTTTCCCGCGGCCTTCGTCGTCATGGGGCACACGCACGCGCCCTCCGTGGCGCGCTCCGGCGAGACGACCTACATCAACGTGGGCTCGTGGTCCGAGGTCGAGGATGACACGGAGCGCGCGCCGCGGACCCACTTGGTGATTCACGTGACCGCGGGCGGCGTCGAAGGGCACTTCCGCACCTGGTCGGCGGCGGGTCCCGAGCCGGTGCCCGAGGTGCCGGAGCCCGTGCCTTCGTCCACGCTCGCAGACGTCACGCCCTCGTAG
- a CDS encoding crotonase/enoyl-CoA hydratase family protein, giving the protein MSQPLTYTLEDGVALLAMDDGKANALSETMIASLESHLSRAEKEAKAVLLLGRADRFSAGFDLRAMMASADSAKALLRLGADLLMHMYGLSVPLVIGCTGHALAGGALMLLTGDARIGASGAFRIGLNEVAIGLPVPILGLTLAEDRLSPKALTRATLLAQIYGPDDAKTVGYLDEVVAPGDVLERSKAEAKALVGLSQAAFHGTKLRLRQRSIDRVRATLEADLGSIGAVGT; this is encoded by the coding sequence GTGTCCCAACCGCTCACGTACACCCTCGAAGACGGCGTCGCCCTTCTCGCGATGGACGACGGCAAAGCCAACGCTCTCTCGGAGACGATGATCGCGTCTCTGGAGTCCCACCTGTCGCGCGCCGAAAAGGAAGCCAAGGCGGTGCTCCTGCTCGGTCGCGCCGACCGCTTCAGCGCGGGCTTCGACCTCCGCGCGATGATGGCGAGTGCCGATTCGGCCAAGGCGCTGCTTCGTTTGGGGGCCGACCTGCTCATGCACATGTACGGCCTCTCGGTGCCGCTCGTGATCGGATGCACCGGCCACGCGCTCGCGGGCGGCGCGCTCATGCTGCTCACCGGCGACGCCCGCATCGGCGCGAGCGGCGCCTTCCGCATCGGATTGAACGAGGTCGCCATCGGACTTCCGGTGCCGATTCTGGGACTCACGCTGGCGGAAGATCGCCTGTCGCCGAAGGCGCTCACGCGCGCGACGCTGCTGGCGCAGATCTACGGCCCCGACGACGCCAAGACCGTCGGGTACCTCGACGAGGTCGTCGCTCCCGGCGATGTCCTCGAGCGCAGCAAGGCGGAGGCGAAGGCCTTGGTGGGACTGTCGCAAGCGGCCTTCCACGGAACCAAGCTCCGCCTCCGGCAGCGGAGCATCGATCGCGTGCGCGCGACGCTCGAGGCGGATCTCGGAAGCATCGGCGCCGTCGGCACCTGA